A stretch of DNA from Gemmatimonadales bacterium:
GAGCGCATCCGCGAGGTCGGTCCGTGGGCCGACGTCTCGCGGCGTGCATCCGGCGCCCGCGTGATCGACCTCTCGCGCGCCACGGTGCTGCCGGGTCTCATCGACAACCACACCCACCTGCTGCTTCAGGGCGACATCACCCAGCAGGAATACGACGAGCAGCTCTTGCGCCAATCCATCCCGTACCGCGCGATCCTCGGCGCGCGCAACGCCGAGCGCGCGCTGATGCAGGGCTTCACGGCGCTCAGGGACGTCGAGACCGAGGGCGCGATGTACGCGGACGTGGATATCAAGCGCGCCATCAACGCCGGCGAAGTGCCCGGGCCGCGCCTCTGGGTGGCCACGCGCGCCCTGGCGCCGACCGGGATGTACGGCATCAACACCCCTAACTGGGAGATCGAGCTGCCCAAGGGCGTTCAGCTCGTGGACGGGCCCGAAGAGATCCGCCGCGCGGTGCGGGAGCAGGTCCGCTTCGGCGCGGACGTCATCAAGTTCTACGCCGACCGCCGCTACTTCGTGGGGCCCGACAGTCAGCTGCACAGCCAGCCCAACTTCACGGAGGAGGAGGTGAGGGCGCTGGTGGACGAGGCGCACCGGCTGGGCCGGCCGGTCGCCGCGCACGCGGTGGCCCGCGAAGGTCTGGACGCCGCGCTCCGCGCCGGCGTCAACACGATCGAGCACGGACAGGGCATCACCGACGACATCGCCCGGCGGATGGCGCAGCAGGGCGTGTACTGGTGCCCCACCATCTATGTGGGAGTGTACGTCGCTCCGGGGCGCACTGCGGCGGGAAACCCGATCTGGACCAGGATGCTGGACTTCCACCGGCAGGCGTTCCAGGCCGCCCTGCGCGCCGGCGTCAGGATCAGCTACGGCACCGACGCAGGAGGCTACGCGTGGACCGAGCCGCTGGCGCGCGAGTTCACCTACATGGTGCGATACGGCATGACCCCGATGCAGGCCATCAAGAGCGCGACCAGCGTCGCGGCGGAGCTGCTCGGCCAGCAGAACAACCTCGGGACGATCGAGGCGGGACGCTTCGCGGACCTCATCGCCGTGAACGGGGACCCCCTCGCCGACATCACCGAGCTGGAGCGGGTGCGGTTCGTGATGAAGGGGGGGACGGTCTACAAGAACGAGCCGTAGCCCCCAGTGGCGAGCCGTGAGGGATGAAGGCCTCCGCGGGCGGCGCCCCGAGGAGGCCTTCGCTCATCAGAACGGCGTGAACCCCGGCGAGC
This window harbors:
- a CDS encoding amidohydrolase family protein; this encodes MMLALLLAIAPLQQQPAAPAPRPALTIIHAGRLIDGRSDAPRLDQGIVVEGERIREVGPWADVSRRASGARVIDLSRATVLPGLIDNHTHLLLQGDITQQEYDEQLLRQSIPYRAILGARNAERALMQGFTALRDVETEGAMYADVDIKRAINAGEVPGPRLWVATRALAPTGMYGINTPNWEIELPKGVQLVDGPEEIRRAVREQVRFGADVIKFYADRRYFVGPDSQLHSQPNFTEEEVRALVDEAHRLGRPVAAHAVAREGLDAALRAGVNTIEHGQGITDDIARRMAQQGVYWCPTIYVGVYVAPGRTAAGNPIWTRMLDFHRQAFQAALRAGVRISYGTDAGGYAWTEPLAREFTYMVRYGMTPMQAIKSATSVAAELLGQQNNLGTIEAGRFADLIAVNGDPLADITELERVRFVMKGGTVYKNEP